One Cohnella candidum genomic region harbors:
- a CDS encoding beta-ketoacyl-ACP synthase III has protein sequence MGDISVGILGTGKYVPERKLTNQDLERMVDTNDNWIVTMTGIRERRIADAAQASSDLAYEASLRALASAGLTAEDIDLIIVATITPDMFFPSTACLLQDRLGAKRAAAFDLSAACSGFIYGLATATSFVKTGMYRRILVVGAETLSRITDYTDRNTCILFGDGAGAVVVGEVPEGRGFKSFELGADGSGGDLLRICGGGSRLPSTEESVASKKHFLEMNGRDVFKFAVRVMGTAAEEALAKAGLAKSDIDLLIPHQANIRIIQSALERLELSADKAMVNIDRYGNMSAASIPVALAEAVEEGRVKEGDAVVLVGFGGGLTWGASVLVW, from the coding sequence ATGGGCGACATTTCCGTCGGCATTCTCGGAACGGGCAAATACGTTCCGGAACGCAAGTTGACGAATCAAGATTTGGAACGAATGGTGGACACGAACGACAACTGGATCGTGACGATGACGGGCATTCGGGAGCGGAGGATCGCGGATGCCGCGCAGGCCTCTTCCGATCTGGCCTACGAGGCTTCCCTCCGGGCGCTTGCGTCGGCCGGCTTGACCGCCGAGGACATCGACCTGATCATCGTGGCGACGATTACGCCCGACATGTTTTTCCCGTCGACGGCGTGCCTGCTGCAGGACCGGCTGGGCGCCAAGCGGGCGGCTGCGTTCGACCTGTCCGCGGCGTGTTCGGGCTTCATTTACGGCTTGGCTACGGCAACGAGCTTCGTGAAAACGGGCATGTACCGCCGCATCCTCGTGGTCGGGGCGGAGACGCTGTCGCGGATCACGGATTACACGGACCGCAACACCTGCATCCTGTTCGGCGACGGCGCGGGAGCCGTGGTGGTCGGCGAAGTGCCGGAAGGACGGGGCTTCAAATCTTTCGAACTCGGCGCCGACGGCTCGGGCGGCGATCTGCTCCGCATTTGCGGCGGCGGCTCGCGCCTGCCTTCCACCGAGGAATCCGTCGCGTCCAAGAAGCATTTCCTTGAGATGAACGGGCGCGACGTTTTCAAATTCGCCGTGCGCGTCATGGGCACCGCCGCCGAAGAGGCGCTGGCCAAAGCCGGGCTCGCCAAAAGCGACATCGACCTGCTCATTCCGCACCAGGCGAACATCCGCATCATCCAATCCGCGCTGGAACGGCTGGAGCTGTCTGCCGACAAAGCGATGGTCAACATCGACCGCTACGGCAACATGTCGGCCGCTTCGATCCCGGTCGCGCTCGCCGAAGCGGTGGAAGAAGGCCGCGTGAAAGAGGGCGACGCGGTCGTTCTCGTCGGCTTCGGCGGCGGTCTTACGTGGGGCGCTTCGGTTCTCGTTTGGTAA
- the fabD gene encoding ACP S-malonyltransferase, whose amino-acid sequence MGKIAFVFPGQGAQAVGMGKDAYEQTPEAKDIFDRADAALGYPLSRLAFEGPEEELRQTANTQPALLTTSVALLEVFKAQGMKPDFVAGHSLGEYSALVAAGVIGFEDAVRLVRARGQFMEQAVPGGQGAMAAVLGADREPLEALCRDVSEKVGLVELANVNCPGQIVVSGSAEGVAAVGERGKEAGAKRVIPLEVSGPFHSSLMQPAADRLAGELAGVTFKDAEVPVVANVNASPVTSGAELRDLLVKQVVSPVLWEDTVRFLIGQGVDTFVEIGSGTVLAGLIRKVDKSVQVLSVNTAASALGQA is encoded by the coding sequence TTGGGCAAAATCGCATTCGTATTCCCCGGCCAGGGCGCGCAGGCGGTCGGCATGGGCAAGGACGCTTATGAGCAGACGCCGGAAGCGAAAGATATTTTCGACCGCGCGGACGCTGCGCTCGGATACCCGCTGAGCCGGCTCGCGTTCGAAGGGCCGGAGGAGGAGCTCCGCCAGACGGCGAACACGCAGCCGGCCTTGCTGACGACCAGCGTAGCCCTGCTCGAGGTGTTCAAGGCGCAGGGCATGAAGCCGGATTTCGTTGCCGGCCACAGCCTTGGCGAATACAGCGCCCTCGTGGCGGCGGGCGTCATCGGCTTCGAAGACGCCGTTCGGCTCGTCCGGGCGCGCGGCCAATTCATGGAGCAGGCGGTCCCGGGCGGCCAAGGCGCGATGGCGGCCGTGCTGGGCGCGGACCGTGAGCCGCTCGAAGCGCTGTGCCGCGACGTGTCGGAGAAAGTCGGCCTCGTGGAGCTGGCCAACGTGAACTGCCCGGGGCAAATCGTCGTCTCGGGATCCGCCGAAGGCGTCGCCGCGGTCGGAGAGCGGGGCAAGGAAGCGGGCGCGAAACGCGTCATCCCGCTGGAGGTCAGCGGCCCGTTCCACTCCTCGCTCATGCAGCCTGCGGCCGACCGCCTGGCCGGCGAGCTGGCCGGCGTAACGTTCAAGGACGCCGAGGTTCCCGTCGTCGCGAACGTCAACGCGTCGCCGGTCACTTCCGGCGCCGAGCTGCGGGATTTGCTGGTGAAGCAGGTCGTTTCGCCCGTACTGTGGGAGGATACGGTACGCTTCCTGATCGGACAAGGCGTCGACACGTTCGTGGAAATCGGTTCCGGCACCGTGCTCGCGGGCTTGATCCGCAAGGTCGACAAGTCCGTGCAGGTCCTATCGGTGAACACCGCCGCTTCCGCATTGGGGCAAGCGTAA
- the fabG gene encoding 3-oxoacyl-[acyl-carrier-protein] reductase gives MWDLTGKTALVTGASRGIGRAIAVALAEAGADVAVNYAGSEAAAAETVKAVEALGRKAVMIKANVGKAAEFDAMVQSVLETFGKLDILVNNAGITRDNLIMRMKEEEFDEVIETNLKGVFNGIKAVTRSMMKQRSGRIINISSVVGSLGNAGQANYVAAKAGVIGLTKSAARELASRGITVNAVAPGFIGTDMTDKLPADMKEKLEKEIPLGRIGRPEEIASAVLYLASDASSYMTGQTIHVDGGMYM, from the coding sequence ATGTGGGATTTGACGGGCAAAACGGCTCTCGTAACGGGCGCGTCCAGAGGGATCGGCCGGGCCATCGCCGTCGCCCTCGCGGAAGCGGGAGCGGACGTCGCCGTGAACTACGCCGGCAGCGAAGCCGCCGCCGCCGAAACGGTGAAGGCGGTCGAAGCGCTCGGCCGCAAGGCGGTCATGATCAAGGCGAACGTGGGCAAAGCCGCGGAGTTCGACGCCATGGTCCAATCCGTGCTGGAAACGTTCGGCAAGCTGGACATTCTGGTGAATAACGCCGGCATTACCCGTGACAACCTAATCATGCGGATGAAGGAAGAAGAGTTCGACGAAGTCATCGAGACGAACCTGAAGGGCGTGTTCAACGGCATCAAAGCCGTGACGCGCTCCATGATGAAGCAGCGCTCCGGCCGCATCATCAACATTTCTTCCGTGGTGGGTTCGCTCGGCAACGCCGGCCAGGCCAACTACGTCGCCGCGAAAGCCGGCGTCATCGGCTTGACCAAATCCGCCGCCCGCGAGCTGGCGTCCCGCGGCATTACGGTCAACGCGGTCGCGCCCGGCTTCATCGGCACGGACATGACCGACAAGCTGCCCGCCGACATGAAGGAGAAACTGGAGAAAGAAATCCCGCTCGGACGGATCGGCCGGCCCGAGGAAATCGCCTCCGCGGTGCTGTATCTGGCCTCCGACGCTTCGTCCTACATGACCGGCCAGACGATCCACGTCGACGGCGGCATGTACATGTAA
- the acpP gene encoding acyl carrier protein gives MSDVYDRVKRIVVERLGVEEAEVTAEASFKDDLGADSLDVVELVMELEDEFDLEISDEDAEKITTVGEVVNYIQSHS, from the coding sequence ATGTCCGATGTTTATGATCGCGTGAAACGCATCGTCGTCGAACGCCTGGGAGTGGAAGAGGCGGAAGTTACCGCCGAAGCATCCTTCAAAGACGACTTGGGCGCTGACTCTCTCGACGTGGTAGAACTCGTGATGGAGCTCGAAGACGAATTCGACTTGGAGATCTCCGACGAGGATGCAGAGAAGATCACAACGGTGGGAGAAGTCGTAAATTACATACAATCTCATTCGTAA
- the fabF gene encoding beta-ketoacyl-ACP synthase II: protein MAHRVVVTGMGVVTSLGTDIPSFWNNLLEGKSGISRIEAFDTSDYTTKIAGEIKNWTPEDFGLDKKISRKMDRFVQFGAAASLMALKDSGLELGVNADPERVGVIVGSGIGGLGTWEDQHTILMEKGPKRVSPFFIPMMIANMASGQVSMLTGAKGPNTTAVTACATGTHSIGDSFKMIQRGDADAMICGGAEATIRPIGLAGFCSMRAMSTRNDEPEKASRPFDVDRDGFVMGEGSGVLILESLEHAQKRGAHIYAEVIGYGMSGDAYDMVEPDPDGAARSMARAIKDAGIAPDEIEYINAHGTSTPVGDLSETTAIKKTFGEHAYKLAVSSTKSMTGHLLGAAGGIEAVILGLTLQNGVIPPTINLDHQDPELDLDYVPNEARQADVKTALSNSFGFGGHNATIVMRKYEA from the coding sequence TTGGCACACCGCGTCGTTGTGACCGGGATGGGAGTCGTGACTTCCCTCGGCACGGATATCCCGAGCTTTTGGAATAACCTTCTCGAGGGCAAATCCGGCATCAGCCGGATCGAGGCATTCGATACGTCAGACTATACGACCAAAATCGCGGGGGAGATCAAGAACTGGACCCCCGAGGATTTCGGATTGGATAAGAAGATCTCGCGCAAAATGGACCGTTTCGTGCAATTCGGCGCGGCGGCCAGCTTGATGGCGCTCAAGGATTCCGGACTCGAGCTTGGCGTGAACGCGGATCCCGAGCGGGTCGGCGTTATCGTCGGCTCCGGCATCGGCGGTCTCGGCACTTGGGAAGACCAGCACACGATCTTGATGGAGAAAGGCCCGAAACGCGTAAGCCCTTTCTTCATTCCGATGATGATCGCCAACATGGCCAGCGGCCAGGTTTCGATGCTGACGGGTGCCAAAGGGCCGAACACGACGGCGGTGACCGCGTGCGCGACGGGTACCCACTCGATCGGCGATTCCTTCAAAATGATCCAGCGCGGCGACGCCGACGCCATGATCTGCGGCGGCGCGGAAGCGACCATCCGGCCGATCGGGCTGGCGGGCTTCTGCTCCATGCGGGCCATGAGCACGCGCAACGACGAACCGGAGAAAGCAAGCCGTCCGTTCGACGTGGACCGCGACGGTTTCGTCATGGGCGAAGGCTCGGGCGTTTTGATCCTCGAGTCGCTGGAGCATGCGCAGAAGCGCGGCGCGCACATCTACGCCGAAGTGATCGGCTACGGCATGAGCGGCGACGCTTACGACATGGTCGAACCGGATCCGGACGGAGCCGCCCGTTCCATGGCCCGTGCCATTAAGGATGCCGGCATCGCGCCGGATGAAATCGAGTATATCAACGCGCACGGAACGTCTACGCCGGTCGGCGACCTGTCGGAAACGACGGCGATCAAGAAGACGTTCGGCGAACACGCCTACAAGCTCGCCGTCAGCTCCACGAAGTCGATGACCGGGCACTTGCTCGGCGCGGCAGGCGGAATCGAAGCGGTGATCCTGGGACTTACGCTCCAGAACGGGGTCATTCCGCCGACGATCAACCTGGATCACCAGGATCCGGAGCTGGATCTCGATTACGTGCCGAACGAAGCCCGCCAAGCGGACGTCAAGACGGCGCTGTCGAACTCCTTCGGATTCGGCGGACACAACGCGACGATCGTCATGCGCAAATACGAAGCCTAA
- the rnc gene encoding ribonuclease III translates to MKEPFRKLQERTGISFRNAGLLRQAFTHTSYVNEQRGARTSDNERLEFLGDAVLQLTVSEYLYRRFPDRPEGELTRLRASIVCEPSLVRFAEALEFGQVVLLGKGEELTGGRTRPSLLADAFEAFVGALYLDQGLETVRDFLERHMFPHLPRDGMAPLKDYKTELQERVQQLGQGPLDYKIIEERGPAHDREFVAVVHVGQKALGKGAGRSKKEAEQQAASEALRALSDA, encoded by the coding sequence ATGAAAGAACCTTTTCGCAAGCTTCAGGAACGGACGGGCATTTCGTTCCGCAATGCCGGCCTGCTGCGCCAGGCATTTACCCATACGTCTTACGTGAACGAGCAGCGGGGCGCCAGAACCTCCGACAATGAACGTTTGGAGTTTTTGGGGGACGCCGTTTTGCAATTGACGGTTTCGGAATATTTGTACCGCCGGTTTCCGGACAGGCCGGAAGGGGAACTGACCCGCTTGCGCGCGAGCATCGTTTGCGAGCCGTCGCTTGTCCGTTTTGCCGAAGCGCTCGAATTCGGGCAGGTCGTGCTCCTCGGCAAAGGGGAGGAGCTGACGGGAGGGAGAACGCGTCCCTCCCTGCTGGCGGACGCCTTCGAGGCGTTCGTCGGAGCTCTTTATTTGGATCAGGGTTTGGAAACGGTCCGGGATTTCCTGGAGCGGCACATGTTTCCCCATTTGCCCCGGGACGGCATGGCTCCGCTCAAGGATTACAAGACCGAGCTGCAGGAACGGGTGCAGCAGCTCGGCCAGGGACCGCTGGATTATAAAATCATCGAGGAGCGGGGACCCGCGCACGACCGGGAATTCGTCGCCGTCGTTCACGTCGGGCAGAAAGCGCTCGGCAAAGGCGCGGGCCGTTCCAAGAAGGAAGCGGAGCAGCAGGCGGCGTCCGAAGCGCTCCGCGCGCTGTCCGACGCATAG
- the smc gene encoding chromosome segregation protein SMC: MYLKRIELAGFKSFADRTELEFTRGITAVVGPNGSGKSNISDGIRWVLGEQSAKSLRGGNMQDVIFAGSDTRKAVGFGEVSLTLDNTDKALPLDFSEVTVTRRVHRSGESEYLINKQPCRLKDITELFMDTGIGKEAYSIIGQGRIEEILSTRSEDRRGIFEEASGIVKYKSRKKEAQKKLEDTEGNLLRIHDLVSELESQVGPLRRQAEKAEQFKELKEQLKNKEIALYVQQIEGVHASWKDLNERLASLREEETLLGTFVSSHDAMLEEDRQTLLKLEEELARLQDELLRCSEETEKSEGFGEVLNERRTNLERNREGLLESIASAEQRLAQASEEAETLKAKRAQAEAERAERAAFLSSEEEKLALADGSEEAENKLKAELFEVMNAMAQARNEIRYGEGQREMLERRMARIAEEEAKWSQQREELEARRAGAEERLAAAAQALVEVRDRFVSEGAKSGELQRKVEEAQANSRRWEQKREALVSRRDTIKELQNDYDGFQHGVREVLRASKRGQLHGVHGAVAELVSVPAHLETAIETALGGALQNIVMEDEKSSRTAIAYLKQRQSGRATFLPLDVIRPRYLNDGDRRQLEQAEGFIGIAAELVGTEKRYEGIVGNLLGNVLISETLEQANRIASRMQYRYRVVTKDGDVVNPGGSMTGGSLQKKSASLLGRQRQLEELEKEISEAESARERAKAEVDDLKKELALTAQNIEQLREAGERERLSEQQAFADRQRLLDEQNQLEEQRAALDGEKADFQAEAGGLATERGEAEARLAALTEEERGIQERIREAEELRRRTLSEREELQSGLTELKIRIARLEQDMAAMDEQGSRVRAELSRLAADRKVLAEALEQNAAESARTAEETTAQRERLNELRIQRKQLTETIEFKRADRAERLKALEIKEGETKEQRTKLKSVEEALRQSEIAEGRLDVELENLLRKLSEEYEIGFELAKQRYPVPEDPAQAQNEVRELKRKITMLGDVNLGAIEEYARVSERFEFLSGQKNDLIEAKTKLHGIIREMDEEMSKRFLTTFAEIRKHFVVVFSRLFGGGRADLVLTEPDSPLDSGIDIVAQPPGKKLQNLQLMSGGERALTALALLFAILNVKPVPFCVLDEVEAALDEANVARYAQYMREFSETTQFIVVTHRKGTMEEADMLYGVTMEEGGVSKLVSVRLEETDDLMTATA; the protein is encoded by the coding sequence ATGTATTTGAAAAGAATCGAGCTTGCCGGCTTCAAATCGTTCGCGGACCGTACGGAACTGGAATTCACGCGCGGCATCACCGCCGTCGTCGGCCCGAACGGCAGCGGCAAGAGCAACATTTCCGACGGCATCCGCTGGGTGCTCGGCGAGCAAAGCGCCAAATCCTTGCGCGGCGGCAACATGCAGGACGTCATCTTTGCCGGCAGCGACACGCGGAAGGCGGTCGGCTTCGGGGAAGTGTCGCTGACGCTCGATAATACCGACAAGGCTTTGCCCCTCGATTTCAGCGAAGTGACCGTCACCCGCCGCGTCCATCGGAGCGGGGAGAGCGAATACCTTATCAACAAGCAGCCTTGCCGGTTAAAGGATATCACCGAACTGTTCATGGACACGGGGATCGGCAAGGAAGCTTATTCGATCATCGGACAGGGCCGGATCGAGGAGATCCTCAGTACCCGGTCGGAGGACCGCCGCGGCATTTTCGAGGAAGCGTCCGGCATCGTCAAATACAAAAGCCGCAAAAAGGAAGCGCAGAAGAAGCTGGAGGACACGGAGGGCAACCTTCTGCGGATCCACGACCTCGTCAGCGAGCTGGAGAGCCAAGTCGGCCCCTTGCGCCGGCAGGCGGAGAAAGCGGAGCAGTTCAAGGAACTGAAGGAACAGCTCAAAAACAAAGAGATCGCGCTGTACGTCCAGCAAATCGAGGGCGTGCACGCTTCGTGGAAAGATTTGAACGAACGGCTGGCCTCCCTCCGCGAGGAAGAGACGCTGCTCGGCACCTTCGTCAGTTCGCATGACGCGATGCTCGAGGAAGACCGCCAGACGCTGCTCAAGCTGGAGGAGGAGCTCGCGAGGCTGCAGGACGAGCTGCTTCGCTGCAGTGAGGAAACCGAGAAATCGGAAGGCTTCGGCGAGGTGCTGAACGAACGGCGGACCAACCTGGAACGCAACCGCGAAGGTTTGCTGGAGTCGATCGCTTCCGCGGAGCAGCGGCTCGCCCAGGCTTCCGAGGAAGCGGAGACGCTGAAAGCGAAACGCGCCCAGGCCGAAGCCGAGCGGGCGGAACGCGCGGCCTTCCTGTCGTCCGAGGAAGAGAAGCTGGCTTTGGCGGACGGAAGCGAAGAAGCCGAGAACAAGCTCAAGGCCGAGCTGTTCGAGGTCATGAACGCGATGGCGCAAGCTCGCAACGAAATCCGCTATGGTGAAGGCCAGCGCGAAATGCTGGAGCGCCGCATGGCCAGAATCGCCGAAGAAGAGGCGAAATGGAGCCAGCAGCGGGAGGAGCTTGAAGCCCGCCGCGCCGGCGCCGAGGAACGTTTGGCGGCCGCCGCCCAGGCGCTGGTCGAAGTGCGCGACCGGTTCGTGTCCGAAGGCGCCAAGTCCGGCGAATTGCAGCGTAAAGTGGAAGAAGCGCAGGCGAATTCCCGCCGCTGGGAGCAGAAACGGGAAGCGCTGGTGTCCCGGCGCGATACGATTAAGGAATTGCAGAACGATTACGACGGGTTCCAGCACGGCGTCCGCGAAGTGCTTCGGGCGTCCAAACGCGGGCAACTGCACGGCGTGCACGGCGCCGTCGCGGAGCTGGTCAGCGTGCCGGCCCACCTGGAGACGGCGATCGAGACCGCGCTGGGCGGCGCTTTGCAGAACATCGTCATGGAGGACGAGAAGTCGTCCCGTACGGCCATCGCTTACCTGAAGCAGCGGCAGTCCGGGCGCGCGACGTTCCTGCCGCTCGACGTCATCCGCCCCCGCTATTTGAACGACGGCGACCGGCGGCAGCTGGAGCAAGCCGAGGGCTTTATCGGCATCGCTGCCGAGCTCGTCGGCACCGAGAAGAGATATGAAGGCATCGTCGGGAACCTGCTCGGCAACGTGCTGATTTCGGAGACGCTCGAGCAGGCGAACCGCATCGCTTCCCGCATGCAGTACCGTTACCGCGTCGTCACGAAGGACGGCGACGTCGTCAACCCCGGCGGCTCGATGACCGGGGGCAGCCTGCAGAAGAAATCCGCAAGTCTGCTGGGCCGCCAGCGTCAACTGGAAGAGTTGGAAAAGGAAATTTCGGAGGCGGAGTCGGCGCGCGAACGCGCGAAGGCGGAAGTCGACGATCTGAAGAAAGAACTCGCCCTGACCGCGCAGAATATCGAACAGCTGCGCGAGGCTGGCGAGCGGGAGCGGCTGAGCGAGCAGCAAGCGTTCGCCGATCGCCAGCGGCTGCTGGACGAGCAGAACCAGCTCGAGGAGCAGCGCGCCGCGCTTGACGGCGAGAAGGCGGATTTCCAAGCGGAAGCCGGCGGGCTGGCGACGGAACGGGGCGAAGCGGAAGCCCGTCTGGCCGCGCTCACCGAAGAGGAACGCGGAATCCAGGAGCGGATCCGCGAAGCGGAGGAGCTTCGCCGCCGCACGTTGTCCGAGAGGGAAGAGCTGCAGTCCGGGCTGACCGAGCTCAAGATTCGGATCGCGCGGTTGGAGCAGGACATGGCCGCGATGGACGAACAAGGGTCGCGGGTCCGCGCCGAGCTGTCCCGTTTGGCCGCCGACCGCAAAGTGCTGGCGGAAGCGCTCGAGCAGAACGCGGCCGAATCGGCGCGGACGGCCGAGGAAACGACGGCGCAGCGGGAACGGCTTAATGAGCTGCGGATTCAGCGGAAACAATTGACCGAAACGATCGAGTTCAAACGCGCCGACCGGGCCGAGCGGCTCAAGGCGCTCGAGATCAAGGAAGGAGAGACGAAGGAGCAGCGCACGAAGCTGAAAAGCGTCGAAGAAGCGCTGCGCCAATCCGAAATCGCCGAAGGCCGGCTCGACGTGGAGCTCGAAAACTTGCTCCGCAAGCTGAGCGAGGAATACGAAATCGGGTTCGAGCTGGCGAAGCAGCGTTATCCGGTGCCGGAGGACCCCGCCCAAGCCCAGAATGAAGTCCGCGAGCTCAAACGGAAGATCACGATGCTTGGCGACGTCAACCTGGGCGCGATCGAGGAATACGCCCGCGTGAGCGAACGTTTCGAATTCCTGTCCGGGCAGAAGAACGATTTGATCGAAGCGAAGACGAAGCTGCACGGGATCATCCGCGAGATGGACGAGGAGATGTCCAAACGTTTCCTCACGACCTTCGCCGAGATCCGCAAGCATTTCGTCGTCGTGTTCTCGCGCTTGTTCGGCGGCGGCAGGGCCGACCTGGTCCTGACCGAGCCGGACAGCCCGCTCGATAGCGGCATCGACATCGTCGCGCAGCCGCCGGGCAAAAAACTGCAAAACCTGCAGCTCATGTCCGGCGGAGAACGGGCGCTGACGGCGCTCGCGCTGTTGTTCGCGATCCTGAACGTGAAGCCCGTTCCGTTCTGCGTGCTCGACGAGGTCGAAGCCGCGCTCGACGAAGCGAACGTGGCCCGTTACGCGCAGTACATGCGGGAGTTTTCGGAAACGACGCAATTCATCGTCGTCACCCATCGCAAAGGCACGATGGAAGAGGCGGACATGCTGTACGGCGTCACCATGGAGGAAGGCGGCGTGTCCAAACTCGTCTCCGTCCGCCTGGAAGAGACGGACGATCTCATGACCGCCACGGCTTAA
- the ftsY gene encoding signal recognition particle-docking protein FtsY: MSFFKRLRESIASKTEAVTSKFKEGLAKTRSVLTDRVAELFTRRQKIDEAFFEELEEILIGADVGVNTVMELIDDLRTEVKKRKIDQPSELQPILSEKLMDMLRGTGEETGIRMNPDGITVILFVGVNGVGKTTTIGKLAWRFKQQGKSVLLAAGDTFRAGAIEQLEVWGQRVGVDVIKQEAGSDPAAVMYDAVQEAKRRNVDVLICDTAGRLQNKVNLMEELAKIHRVIQREIPGAPHETLLVLDAATGQNALQQAKLFGEKSGVTGLVLTKLDGTAKGGIVIAIRHEMSLPVKFVGLGEKMDDLQEFDAEQFVHALFAGLAGAIEENEEN; the protein is encoded by the coding sequence ATGAGCTTTTTCAAAAGATTGAGGGAAAGCATCGCATCCAAGACGGAGGCGGTGACAAGCAAGTTTAAGGAAGGTTTGGCCAAAACCCGCTCCGTGCTGACGGACCGCGTGGCCGAGCTGTTCACGCGCAGGCAGAAAATCGACGAAGCTTTCTTCGAAGAGCTCGAAGAAATTCTGATCGGCGCCGACGTAGGCGTGAATACCGTCATGGAATTGATCGACGATCTGCGCACCGAAGTAAAGAAACGCAAAATTGACCAGCCTTCCGAACTGCAGCCGATCTTGTCGGAGAAGCTGATGGATATGTTGCGCGGGACGGGAGAAGAAACCGGCATCCGGATGAATCCGGACGGCATCACGGTCATCCTGTTCGTGGGCGTGAACGGCGTCGGCAAAACGACGACGATCGGAAAACTGGCTTGGAGGTTCAAGCAACAGGGCAAGTCGGTTCTGCTGGCGGCTGGCGACACGTTCCGCGCGGGCGCGATCGAGCAGCTGGAGGTATGGGGCCAGCGCGTCGGGGTGGACGTGATCAAGCAGGAAGCGGGCTCCGACCCAGCTGCCGTTATGTACGACGCGGTGCAGGAAGCCAAGCGTCGGAACGTCGACGTGCTCATCTGCGACACGGCGGGCCGGCTGCAGAATAAGGTCAACCTGATGGAGGAGCTCGCGAAGATCCATCGCGTCATCCAGCGGGAAATTCCCGGGGCGCCCCACGAGACGCTGCTCGTGCTGGACGCCGCGACGGGCCAGAACGCCCTGCAGCAAGCGAAGCTGTTCGGGGAGAAAAGCGGCGTGACGGGGCTCGTGCTGACGAAGCTGGACGGCACGGCCAAAGGCGGCATCGTCATCGCGATCCGGCACGAGATGTCGCTGCCCGTCAAGTTCGTCGGGCTCGGCGAGAAAATGGACGACCTGCAGGAATTCGACGCCGAGCAGTTCGTGCATGCGTTGTTCGCCGGCTTGGCCGGCGCGATTGAGGAAAACGAAGAAAATTAA
- a CDS encoding MarR family winged helix-turn-helix transcriptional regulator: MDEQNPIIRITNSLRELNQTYFQTTRKEAEACGITQIQYLMLRLLKQYPKIGLNELSELMHTGASTASGVVDRLVQAGLIERDRLETDRRAVVLKLSPEGERLVEVTSERVLKRLSPLLSLSEEDIGHLLRIHAQIVHILQKAREDS; the protein is encoded by the coding sequence ATGGATGAACAAAATCCGATCATCCGAATAACGAATTCACTGCGGGAACTGAACCAGACCTATTTCCAGACGACGCGCAAGGAAGCGGAAGCTTGCGGCATCACCCAGATTCAGTATCTGATGCTCCGTTTGCTGAAGCAGTATCCCAAGATCGGGCTGAACGAGCTTTCCGAGTTGATGCACACGGGAGCCAGCACGGCCAGCGGGGTCGTAGACCGCCTTGTCCAGGCCGGTTTGATCGAACGCGACAGATTGGAAACGGACCGCCGCGCCGTCGTGCTCAAGCTGAGTCCCGAAGGGGAACGGCTGGTAGAGGTGACGAGCGAACGGGTGCTGAAACGGTTGTCGCCGCTGCTTTCGTTGTCGGAAGAGGATATCGGACATCTGCTGCGGATTCACGCGCAAATCGTACACATTTTGCAAAAAGCCAGAGAGGATTCGTGA